Proteins encoded in a region of the Pseudomonas putida genome:
- a CDS encoding VWA domain-containing protein yields MFELAWPWVFALLPLPWLARLLLPAADSGEPVLKVGFLSELEGLAGRRARLNLPTWRQQAPFVVIWLLLLCAAARPQWLGEPVPVAASGRDLLVAVDVSGSMDFPDMQWKNEDISRLDLVKALMGDFLQDREGDRVGLILFGSQAYLQAPLTFDRRTVRTFLDEAQIGIAGKNTAIGDAIGLAVKRLRQRPAQSRVLVLITDGANNGGQIHPLTAARLAAQEGVRIYTIGIGANPEASGTPGLLGLNPSLDLDEAALKEIADITHGAYFRAHDGAELDAIGDTLDQLEPVAQQPTQARTAQALYAWPLALALLLSVLLVVAVQWPDNLLQRLLRKPRFLQPHPEWRQRLKRLRLRRRR; encoded by the coding sequence TGGGTCTTCGCCCTGTTGCCGCTGCCTTGGCTGGCGCGCCTGCTGCTGCCGGCCGCCGACAGTGGCGAGCCGGTACTCAAGGTAGGCTTCCTCAGTGAACTGGAAGGCCTGGCCGGGCGCCGTGCGCGGCTTAACCTGCCAACCTGGCGCCAGCAGGCGCCGTTCGTCGTCATCTGGCTGCTGCTGCTGTGCGCTGCTGCTCGCCCGCAATGGCTGGGCGAACCGGTGCCAGTGGCCGCCAGCGGCCGCGACCTGCTGGTAGCGGTGGACGTGTCCGGGTCGATGGACTTCCCCGACATGCAGTGGAAAAACGAAGACATCAGCCGCCTCGACCTGGTCAAAGCGCTGATGGGCGATTTTCTGCAAGACCGTGAAGGCGACCGCGTGGGGCTGATCCTGTTCGGCAGCCAGGCGTACTTGCAGGCGCCGCTCACCTTCGACCGACGCACCGTGCGCACCTTCCTCGACGAAGCGCAAATCGGTATCGCCGGCAAGAACACCGCCATCGGCGACGCCATTGGCCTGGCGGTCAAACGCCTGCGCCAACGCCCGGCTCAAAGCCGAGTGCTGGTACTGATCACCGACGGTGCCAACAACGGCGGGCAGATCCACCCACTGACCGCCGCCCGCCTGGCGGCCCAGGAAGGGGTACGCATCTACACCATCGGTATCGGCGCCAACCCCGAAGCCAGTGGCACCCCCGGCCTGCTCGGTCTCAACCCGAGCCTGGACCTGGACGAAGCCGCCCTCAAGGAAATTGCCGACATCACCCACGGTGCCTACTTCCGCGCCCATGACGGCGCCGAGCTGGACGCCATCGGCGACACCCTCGACCAGCTGGAGCCGGTGGCCCAGCAACCGACCCAAGCCCGCACTGCTCAGGCCCTGTACGCCTGGCCATTGGCCCTGGCGCTGCTGCTCAGCGTGCTACTGGTAGTGGCCGTGCAGTGGCCCGACAACCTGCTGCAACGCCTGCTGCGCAAGCCGCGTTTCCTGCAGCCGCACCCCGAATGGCGCCAGCGTTTGAAGCGCCTGCGCTTGAGGAGGCGGCGATGA